One Burkholderia sp. WP9 genomic window, GCCGTTCCTGAGCCCCGCGGATCAGCAGGCCCATTTCCAGGTGCTTTACGCGCGCTACTTCGGCACCGGCACCGCGGCGTCCTCGCCGTGGAATGCCAGCTTCGTGACGATGCGCGTCTATCGCCAGCAAGGTGCGGATATTGCCGCATTGCAGCAGCGGCGCATCGACAAGTTCGACAACACCGGCAAGCCTGGCGGGAACATCGGCTACGGAGAAAACTTCCGGCCGCACGACAAGGCGTGGATCGACGCAATCGCGCAAAACATGAACGTCGGGCAGTTCACTCAGACGCCCGTCTACCGGCCCGAGCGCCGCGCGATCGCCACCGGCAACCTGATGGTGCGCGAACTGCCGACCACCGACCCCTCGTTCTACGACCACCGTCTGGCCGGCGAAGGCTATCCGTTCGACAACCTGCAGATTTCCGCCGCACGGCCGGGCACGCCGCTGTACGTGCTCGGGGGCAGCGTCGACGGTGCGTGGCTCTATGTGCAGACGCCCGATGTGCAGGGCTGGGTGCGCAGCGACGCCGTCGGCATGACCGACGATCGCTTCGTCGACACATGGCGCGCCGCGACCGGCAAATCGCTCGGTGCGGTGATCGTCGCGTCGGCGCCTGTACGCGACAGCCGCGGCGTGTTCCGCTTCGACGCGCCGGCCGGCACGCTGCTGCCCCTCGTGCCAGCCGATGCGGCACGGCCGGCGTCGGGCAAACGCGTCGCCAGCGGCACGGGTAACGCGAGCCCGAAAAGCGACCCTAGCGACCCGGGCAGCACGGGCGAAGCAAGCGACAAGACCGGCACGAGCAAGACCCCGGTGACGCGCCGGGTGCTCGTTCCGGCCCGCAACGCGGACGGCGAGGCGCTGATCCGCACCGCCGCCCTGAGCGACGCGCAAATCGCGCCGACACCGCTCGCCGCCACGCCGCGCCATCTGGCGACGCTGATGAAAACGCTGATCGGACGGCCTTACGGATGGGGCAATAGCGGCATCTACAACGACTGCTCGTCGGAGCTGCAAAGCATCTTCGCGGCGTTCGGCGTCTGGCTGCCGCGCCATTCGTCCACGCAGATGAGCGCCGGGCGCCTGATCGACCTGTCGTCGTCCACGCCCGCCCAGCGGCTCGACTATCTGGCGCAGCACGGCGAGCCGTTGCGCACGCTGATCTACATCGGCGGCCATGTGATGCTGTATATCGGCAACACCACGCGCAACGGCAGCGCGGTGCCGGTCGTCTATCAGGACGTGTGGGGCTTGCGGCCCGCCGAC contains:
- a CDS encoding SH3 domain-containing protein, with product MPVVVLSRLAAAWPNACRAAALGAALVAATACSNPSPTRDAHAPVDTVSLFPIAGYDQNVDHWLEPDSPGYDQPFLSPADQQAHFQVLYARYFGTGTAASSPWNASFVTMRVYRQQGADIAALQQRRIDKFDNTGKPGGNIGYGENFRPHDKAWIDAIAQNMNVGQFTQTPVYRPERRAIATGNLMVRELPTTDPSFYDHRLAGEGYPFDNLQISAARPGTPLYVLGGSVDGAWLYVQTPDVQGWVRSDAVGMTDDRFVDTWRAATGKSLGAVIVASAPVRDSRGVFRFDAPAGTLLPLVPADAARPASGKRVASGTGNASPKSDPSDPGSTGEASDKTGTSKTPVTRRVLVPARNADGEALIRTAALSDAQIAPTPLAATPRHLATLMKTLIGRPYGWGNSGIYNDCSSELQSIFAAFGVWLPRHSSTQMSAGRLIDLSSSTPAQRLDYLAQHGEPLRTLIYIGGHVMLYIGNTTRNGSAVPVVYQDVWGLRPADNSRRAVIGGSVILPLFEHIPEDATLQSLAATPTFQISILGAPNGGVPAPSTAPPEEDNSAG